Sequence from the Paralichthys olivaceus isolate ysfri-2021 chromosome 1, ASM2471397v2, whole genome shotgun sequence genome:
GTGACACTCGTGTGTTTGAGCAGCAGCAAGCTAGCAGCTAAGCTAACAGTGTTGTCCCCTGCCTCCTCACTTTGGTTGAGTTTTTGTCTCCGCACGAAAGAGTCCCCAGCGTGTTCAGGCAGCTGCAGCGTGCTAGCTAGCATTAGCCCTGTGGTGCCTGGCTGTATGAGCAGCTCAGGGCTGAGCCCCGCTTCTCACTGGGGAGGGAATATTTTTAGACCCTGACATAACAGGTGCTCATCTGCGGCTGGGCAGATCACACGATGGCCCGAGACTGACCACACTCATCGGTCAGCCTGATCGATAATCTGTCAGCTGTGCTATACCAGCGTTTCTAATGTTATCCCACCATGCACTGTTTATCTGGGACATTTACATTGTTAGCTGGGACATGAAGAAGCCTGTTGTTTGGTTTTAGAATCCGTTTATCTTGTGTACAGGGATAATGAGACTGGGTCTGTTCCCTGATATTAGCCAGtggtttgtgcatgtgtgtcctgctgtgtgtAATCTAGTCCCACACAAGCAGAagtgggagaaagaggaaggtgAACTGTGGTCAGAAAGTGACAAAGAGGAAAGTTTGCGGACGGATCAGTTCCTTCAAGCTGCGTTTGTAAACAGATGCACATGGTGCACGTGTGTTCAAGTCAGCAGTGAGGGGGCTTATCATCATGGAGTTAAGATATCACACTTATCACTGTCTCACTTCACTTTTCCTTGAAACAGCCGATCCCCCCACTACACTAAATAAGGTGGTATGGACCAATGGCAGGCTTATTAACTGATAGAACCACATTGTGTTTAGATCAACACATGTTGCTCATTGACATCATAGTTTGAACATAAGTTTATTATCAATATGCACAAATGGTTCAAATTCATTggtgaacacaaacactcagtgtGTGATGATTTGTTGTTCAGTGTTGTACGGTTGGGAGCTGAACACTGAGCCACAGcgactacttttattttaaaacaaatcctttAGCCACAAACATTCTCATCGTGATATCTAACATTATTAATGAATTATGAAATGTAATTAGCAAGTAATGATGAACTGGATATAATAAGTGTATATTTTATCAAGCATAAAATGCTAAACATCCATTAATTTGAGCATCTTAAATGCAAAAATTGGCTGCATATTGACTTAATGTAAATTGTATATCACTGAGCTTGAAATGTTACCTTTGACACTTTTTACTCTTCCAGAATTTAAAAGAACCACTGCAGTGTCtgttctaaacatgcctgtttggaatgggatGTTTGCTTGGCCTATAATAATGCTGGGTACAGCTACTCTGCTAGCCTGTTTATTCACAGTTAATTTATAGTGAGCATATGGGGCTGGGCtatatgacttcaaatcaatattcAATACATTCAATAATCAAATTGATCATTTTATACCAACCGTTGAGTCATAATCTCTGTGAAGAActtttcttctgtctgctggagtgagtgtgtgtgtgagtgagtgtgtgtgtgagtgagtgtgtgtccacttcacacaaactaaacttatTTAATCATTGATGGgatttcttcctctgctctctgacaGGTCATGGAAGAGATCAGCAATGTAGCTGTACTCACCACACACTCCTccactgcctcctcttcctcctccaatCCACTGGAATCCCCTGCTCAAAGCCAAACCCGACAGGCCGTTAAGGAAGACACCTCTCAGATTTTTCAACACAAGCAAGCTCCCAATTCTCTGATCCGAGTCATTGAGAAGCTCAGTAAAATAGTGGAGAAGCGTCCCCAGCGCAGCTGCatctctgcagcacagaaaAGAGCTTTACAACAGGCCTCTTCTGCACTagcaggaggaggtgatgacGGGACGAAGGGGAGCAGAGGAAGCTCTCccattaagaaaataaagaggaacGTCAAGGTGATGAGATTAGATGGCAGCCCAGCTGACCGTGCTCTTTCTCCACCTGTGTCAGGCGACAGTAACAATAACGTCACCTCCACAGTAACAGAGAACTGTGACAGCCCCATCAGCAGCAACCAAAAGTGGACAGTAACATGCTATCAGTGCAGCCTGTGTCCATATCTCTCCCAAACACTGCCCCTGCTCAAAGAGCACCTGAAGCAGCACAATGAGCTGAACAGTGATGTCATCCTCATGTGCTCAGAGTGTCACTTTACCTCCAGAGACCAGGGGCAGCTTGAGGCACATGTCAGGCTGCACTTGGACAATGGAGGAAACCTGAAGAGAGATTTCACTCCGTCGGATACCTATAACGATAGGAAGGAAGATGTTTTAAGAAAGCAGGATGGGGACTGGACTGGGAGCAGTGGCAGTATGGGAACCGAGGTCATCAAAAGTTCAGCGGACAGTTCCGAGGAGCtgccacagaagaagaaatggtACAGCTATGAGGAGTATGGACTGTACCGCTGCCTAATCTGCAGCTACGTCTGCAGCCAGCAGCGGATGCTAAAGACTCATGCCTGGAAGCATGCTGGTCTGGTCGACTGCTCTTACCCCATCTTCGAGGGTGAAGACGGGGCAGTGAGAGAGTTCAAGGCTGCAGCTAACCCTGCCATGACCAGAGAGGAAAGTGTAGTTTTTTCCCCAGCTCTTCAAGAGAAAAGCCTGCAAAAGCTGCCCACTGCCTTCAAGCTCCAGCTACTGCCACTGGCTGTCGACGGTAAACAGGGTCTGTTGAATCAGCctttttctaatcttgatgaaaGTCTAAAAACggcaggggaagaggaggaacgtGTGTATCCCATCAAGGACCTGACATCACAGGAGCCCCTGGTGGAAGTGCAGGTGATGACGGTGGCGGAGACTGAGGTTGAGATAGATGGTCACCATGATAGTGCCTCTATCACGGACAGTTTACTGTCATCAGCCCAGAAGATTATCAACAGCAGTCCCAACAGTGCCGGCCGGATCAACGTGATTGTAGAACGTCTTCCCTCGGCTGAGGATTCAGTCATGACAACTAACCCACTTCTTCTTAGCCCAGACGTGGACAGGGACAAGAGCCTACAGGATGTGGAGGAGCAAGAGCGTGACCACATTGGAActgtgaaggaggaggtggtcCTTGGCTGCAGTGCAGACGCTGCTGACAGCCAGGCATTAAGTGCTGATATTAAATCCTCTGTTGCCATAAGTAGCAACTCTCCACGGGATGAAAACGTTCCCCCAGCTGGTCGCAAAAGAACACATTCTGAGTCCCTCCGCCTGCACTCCCTGGCTGCTGAGGCCCTGGTAGCCATGCCTATGAGGACCGCTGAGCTCTCCACCTCCAGCCCCAAACTAAGCATGAAGACCATCACAGGCCAGACTCAGTGCTCAAACATGGGCCAGAAACTGGTAGAAATGACAACAGCCGGGCAGAAGTCTCCCGACGTGGGAACGACGGCAGCTCTATTGGACTTGGAACTTCATAGGGAGGACAGTGAGGAAGAAGAGTTGGGGCCCCTGGGACTCAGGGAGGTAGACGAGGAGGGCCCTGCAACTAAAGCTGGCATTAGCTTGTCGCTGCTCACCGTCATTGAAAGACTCAGAGAGCGTTCGGACCAGAATGCCTCTGATGAAGATATCTTAAAAGAGCTTCAGGACAACGCACAGTTCCAAAACGGGGCCGTGGCCGGTGTGGTCACAGGCAGCGGAGCTGGGAGTTACATGTGTGCCATTCCACGAATGGATGGGTTGGTTGCTTCTCCGGATGGTGGTCTGGTGGACTACATCCCCGGCAGTGAAAGGCCATACAGATGCCGCCTATGTCGCTACAGTAGCAGCAACAAGGGCTACATCAAACACCACCTGCGGGttcacagacagaggcagccGTATCAGTGTCCCATCTGTGATCACATCGCCTCAGACAGCATGGACCTGGAGAGCCATATGATCCACCACTGCAAGACCAGGATGTACCGGTGCAAGCAGTGCCCAGATGCCTTTCACTATAAGGTGAGGAGATGTCAACTTTCACACGCAGAGTTTAAATCCTGTTATGTGATCTAGCAATTAGTACCATACTATATTATTATGAATTTTGAAATTCATTGAGTTTGCTGGTGTTAAGTCTGAATTAGCCTTTTCGTCATGGCAGAATGGTCCAGGTTCAAGTGCAGGTCACACAGAGCTACAGACTTTATACACCATCCATATGTATTTCCTAGGAAATCTAACACTGATAGTGCACCTCTGTTTCACCTGTGACAAATTTGTAACAGTCACCCCCTCACCAATGTAATTAAAAATGGAATGTTCCGATGAAGAGTAAAGATTTACATAGTTAAGTTATGAAATAAAGTGATATACACAGTACTATGACTATAAACATCTGAACTGTTGAATACTGTGGTTGTATTGAAATGATTGTGAGACGTGTTGCAAATCAATGAGCAGGATTGTTTTAATGGAAATaacagattttgttttcatcagtgtaaTTAAGCAACTTGATTTGGATATTTAAAGGACCTATGTCAAAGAAATTGAAATTAATATATTCataacagtgttttaattaataaataatcaaCTTAAATTAATAATGAGCCGAGAATGAGCCCTTCATAGCCTCATAGGGACTGGGTCCTCCAAACTAAACAGTGGCCCAAAGACATCAACAGACGCTAATGCTCCCGTGGCTCCTGAATCTTTTGTGGTTATAGTCATGATGTAAGCATGTAAACCAACATCCTGAAGAGCAGGAtgtatttaatcattttctGCTCATCCACAAGACTTGTTTTCCTTGGTCTACCAGGTTATTTTCCATTATCTGTTTTTCTTGTAcacatctttttgttttgagtGTAAACCAAGTTAGATTTTGCAAACACAACTCAGGATTTTGGAAAAAATCTACCCTTTTCTTTTTGGTCATTTACTTACCATTTTGACTGACAACTTCAACTCAGATCTGAGATCTTGTGTATAAACAAAAAAATCGATTGAAATATGCAGACATTGGCTTGTACAGACACCCAGAAATCCAGACGCCCCATCCTGCCAATAGATTTTACTTCCCAGCAATTACAAACATTAAAGAAGAGGAGTTGAGGCCTATAGAGGCCTTTAATTAGCTGCGTGAAGTACCTGTGTGAAGAGAGGTTCTCTGTTGTTAAAAGTTGGAGCCCGGTGCCGCTCGGCATGAAAGTTTGTCTTAGTTTGATGATGCAACCGAGGAGAAAACCATTGATCCACTGTTGTCATGGGAGTCGAGTAATGATCTGCTGCAGAGGTTATTAAATTCAACATATCATTCAGCAGTTTTGGGAGTTAAGCTGAAAGAGTTTATAATTGTGGAGGGTGGAAGCTGGCCCACTGCTATTTTCACTCCACAGGTGGTATTACTGATTTAGACGGCCTTTTAAACCTGcatgctgctgctttaaatgtCAACTACATACATTATCCCTCCTTTGTGTAGAGACTttattctctttgtgttttcttcactcAGAGTCAGTTAAGAAACCATGAAAGAGAGCACCACAGCTTCAGCAGCGACATGGCAGCCCTCACAGACGtcactgaagctgcagccaCAGTGGAGGAAGCCGAGCGGGTAACAGACGATGGTAAGACTGTTTCAGGATATTTAAATGAACGACTAACGCTCTCCATCCTCAGTGTCAGGTCTTCTGTTGTTgtcatgtgatttgtttttgtcgGTGTCGTTTTCAGAAAGTTGTtgatctgtttcctgtttcctgtgtgataGATTGTGCAAAGCAGAAGATGtacaaatgtgatgtgtgcGACTACACCAGCTCCACATATGTCGGGGTGAGAAACCACCGACGGATTCATAACTCTGACAAGCCTTATCGGTGAGTTGTTAAGAAAACTTGTAGAAATGCACCACTATCACCTATAAGTTCTCATACCAGTCACTGCCGAATCCAGACTTACCATGATTCTATAAGTCCTGAGTAAAGTCttaaatgtacagtgtgtagaattttgtgatatctagtgttgaaatttcctgttgcagctgaacacccctcaccccaccctctccttccaaacatgaaaaagaacctgtggtagctttagttgtcataaaaactcaaaaggtgtttagtttgttcagtctggactaacgtaaaaaacatggcagcctccatagagagggtcccctcaatgtaaatataaagtatttgaatataaagggacttttctggggtaaagaaaactacaattcatacaatttagatgaaatgaactagtgaaaacatcatgaggattattctacattaaatttctgccaatagatccctttcacctaaatataacacactggacctttaaatgatgatgatcatgattAAAGTAAAGCCCTGAAAATAATTACTTGCAATAACTAGTAGCTATGAGTTACTGGTGTAACACATTTCAGTTTCCATGCAGCTTGATTCAGTATTTTGTTTCTATCATATCTTAATGTAGGAGTACATGTGATTGATGTTACTTGAAGTCCTTGAATGTTTAGTGTTTTGCCAAATCTCAACTggtcatttaaaatatgtggTAAAAAGGTTGTTGGTACCACCTTTAAAGGATAGAATATCTTTAAGAGAACAATACCATTCCTGTGTTTCTATTGTATCCTGTATAGTAGTGTTAGTGGTCAGTGAGTAGGACGTGTTTAGTTTTCACTTCCCTTCTCAGGCAGTGAGGGCAAACCAAATACCACACTTTCCAGATTTCATTCATGTGCTAGTTCCCATTCAGCCCTCTCTATGTAAAGATGTTGATGTCAGAAGGATCCATTAGATGGCAGTACATCCCCAGTAATGCTGAGAGCTGCACTGTGATGTCCCTGTGTAggcacagtcacacactgaGTGCTCTCTGTCTGACTTCCATGCTCTGGATTAGCACTTGGCCTTTGTGTTAACAAGTAGCTGCCATGAGGTCACAACACATATGGGTGTTAACGTCACCTTTCTTAACTGTTTACTGTCGCCTCTGCTCTAAGGTcagatgtttaaacacacacacacattcttgtactTATATCTTCGTGAGAACagaatgcattccctagccccttaccctaaccttaaccatcacaactaaatgccaaactgtaacccttaccctaaactAAATTCTAACTCTTACCCTAAAACCAATTCTTAACCCTTAAACAACCTTTTGAAAaggtgaggaccggccaaaatgtcctcactttacAAAAAATATCCTCATTCCATAAGGTCTAgatcaaaatggtcctcacacacatataagtgcaagcactcaaacacacactctacagGACCTCTTTCTGCTCTGGAAAAGGTCAGGTggcatttaatttgtttttccgGCCAGAATCATCAAGCATCCATCTAGCCAATGGTTCAGGGTAAAAGATTCAGATATACGTGGTTTATGAGTATTAGTCTGGTGTTTCTAATTaagtaaatattaaatgttttgctgaTCCTTTCCACATGAAGTCTGTGATTCTGTCAAatttaatatatacagtaatgtAACGGAAAGATTGAGATGTGGATGGGATCTCTGGGAGCTACACAGAGATCTGTAGGTGTTGAGAACATAGTGAGACTatgaggtgctgctgctgtctgctgtgCAGTCCAGAGGCAGAGGGACAGGGTTACACTCCACTATGCTGCCAGGGCTGAATGTTTCGGGCTCTAATTAAAGCAGTAGTTGAACATTTGCTAAGTGATGCAAAAATGTATCACTCTAATGTCGGTTTGATAAATATGAA
This genomic interval carries:
- the znf507 gene encoding zinc finger protein 507 isoform X2, translating into MEEISNVAVLTTHSSTASSSSSNPLESPAQSQTRQAVKEDTSQIFQHKQAPNSLIRVIEKLSKIVEKRPQRSCISAAQKRALQQASSALAGGGDDGTKGSRGSSPIKKIKRNVKVMRLDGSPADRALSPPVSGDSNNNVTSTVTENCDSPISSNQKWTVTCYQCSLCPYLSQTLPLLKEHLKQHNELNSDVILMCSECHFTSRDQGQLEAHVRLHLDNGGNLKRDFTPSDTYNDRKEDVLRKQDGDWTGSSGSMGTEVIKSSADSSEELPQKKKWYSYEEYGLYRCLICSYVCSQQRMLKTHAWKHAGLVDCSYPIFEGEDGAVREFKAAANPAMTREESVVFSPALQEKSLQKLPTAFKLQLLPLAVDGKQGLLNQPFSNLDESLKTAGEEEERVYPIKDLTSQEPLVEVQVMTVAETEVEIDGHHDSASITDSLLSSAQKIINSSPNSAGRINVIVERLPSAEDSVMTTNPLLLSPDVDRDKSLQDVEEQERDHIGTVKEEVVLGCSADAADSQALSADIKSSVAISSNSPRDENVPPAGRKRTHSESLRLHSLAAEALVAMPMRTAELSTSSPKLSMKTITGQTQCSNMGQKLVEMTTAGQKSPDVGTTAALLDLELHREDSEEEELGPLGLREVDEEGPATKAGISLSLLTVIERLRERSDQNASDEDILKELQDNAQFQNGAVAGVVTGSGAGSYMCAIPRMDGLVASPDGGLVDYIPGSERPYRCRLCRYSSSNKGYIKHHLRVHRQRQPYQCPICDHIASDSMDLESHMIHHCKTRMYRCKQCPDAFHYKSQLRNHEREHHSFSSDMAALTDVTEAAATVEEAERVTDDDCAKQKMYKCDVCDYTSSTYVGVRNHRRIHNSDKPYRCCSCDFATTNMNSLKSHMRRHPQEHQAVQLLEQYRCSLCGYVCSHPPSLKSHMWKHAGDQNYNYEQVNQAINEAISQSSRAPQKLSAVPESVADLAAVVHPLKDKLKSPVEQITPTLTKAAVDPATDSTTGLHTPTTDPSQWSAESPSPPGNDPAQIHSQSQRQHAGQTHVPGPSMEYCVLLFCCCICGYESTSKERLMEHMKEHEGDIISIILNKEQQQQQQQTEVQPSLQTAE
- the znf507 gene encoding zinc finger protein 507 isoform X1; the protein is MEEISNVAVLTTHSSTASSSSSNPLESPAQSQTRQAVKEDTSQIFQHKQAPNSLIRVIEKLSKIVEKRPQRSCISAAQKRALQQASSALAGGGDDGTKGSRGSSPIKKIKRNVKVMRLDGSPADRALSPPVSGDSNNNVTSTVTENCDSPISSNQKWTVTCYQCSLCPYLSQTLPLLKEHLKQHNELNSDVILMCSECHFTSRDQGQLEAHVRLHLDNGGNLKRDFTPSDTYNDRKEDVLRKQDGDWTGSSGSMGTEVIKSSADSSEELPQKKKWYSYEEYGLYRCLICSYVCSQQRMLKTHAWKHAGLVDCSYPIFEGEDGAVREFKAAANPAMTREESVVFSPALQEKSLQKLPTAFKLQLLPLAVDGKQGLLNQPFSNLDESLKTAGEEEERVYPIKDLTSQEPLVEVQVMTVAETEVEIDGHHDSASITDSLLSSAQKIINSSPNSAGRINVIVERLPSAEDSVMTTNPLLLSPDVDRDKSLQDVEEQERDHIGTVKEEVVLGCSADAADSQALSADIKSSVAISSNSPRDENVPPAGRKRTHSESLRLHSLAAEALVAMPMRTAELSTSSPKLSMKTITGQTQCSNMGQKLVEMTTAGQKSPDVGTTAALLDLELHREDSEEEELGPLGLREVDEEGPATKAGISLSLLTVIERLRERSDQNASDEDILKELQDNAQFQNGAVAGVVTGSGAGSYMCAIPRMDGLVASPDGGLVDYIPGSERPYRCRLCRYSSSNKGYIKHHLRVHRQRQPYQCPICDHIASDSMDLESHMIHHCKTRMYRCKQCPDAFHYKSQLRNHEREHHSFSSDMAALTDVTEAAATVEEAERVTDDDCAKQKMYKCDVCDYTSSTYVGVRNHRRIHNSDKPYRCCSCDFATTNMNSLKSHMRRHPQEHQAVQLLEQYRCSLCGYVCSHPPSLKSHMWKHAGDQNYNYEQVNQAINEAISQSSRAPQKLSAVPESVADLAAVVHPLKDKLKSPVEQITPTLTKAAVDPATDSTTGLHTPTTDPSQWSAESPSPPGNDPAQIHSQSQRQHAGQTHVPGPSMEYCVLLFCCCICGYESTSKERLMEHMKEHEGDIISIILNKEQQQQQQQTEVQPSLQTADKERDRENGERGV